The Spirosoma sp. SC4-14 DNA window AAAGCCCGGAATCGGGATATACAACTGGCTGTAGATGCCGGTTTACAGGTTACTTTGCAAAAAGGACTGGCCGCTTCGGACTATCGGAACCATCGGCTGTCGGTGGTGGTCATAGATGCCGCTTCGGGCGATGTGTTAGCTTCTGCCATACATCCGTTGCCAAATCTGGATACGCCCGAACCCATGCTGTTGACCGATCGGGATCGGTTAAAGTTGCCCTATCTGGTGACGGAGCGTGATTTAGGTATGACATATCCAACGGCTCCCGGATCGACGGCAAAAATTTTAACGGCAATGGCAGCGTTTACTAAACTGGGGAGCCGGGCGTCGGGGGTTAGTTACCCAATTTCCTGCCAGGAAATTATCCGGCGGGGGAAATATGAATCCGAGCCATGCGGAGAATCAGTAGATATGCGAAAAGCCATCGTTCGGTCGAGTAATGTGTATTTTATTCGATTAGCCAACGATTATAAACTGGATAACGAACTGGCTGATCTCTATTTGACTACGGGGATGAATGTTGATCTGATAGGTGGGTACTCCTATACCGATACGCACACCAACGAAGAACGAACGGCCATTCGCCAACACTGGCGCGATTCCTCCTTTGTCGTTCGTCGACAGCTCTATCAAAGTGATCGGTATCCACGGCGGTATCGGAGCGAGTTTTCGGGACTGGCCTGGGGGCAGGGACAACTGACAGCCACGCCGGGAGCCCTGGCCCGAATGGCTGCGGCAGTGGCTAACGGAGGAATTTTGCAGCCGTCGCGCTATGTGTTGAATCGGTCTGGTAAACCGCAGCCTTTGTTGGTAGGACAGCCTATCGGGAAGCCTGAATATGCTACTCAATTAACGGATTTTATGATTGAGCAATCTAACCCCAGCGGTGGACGGCGTAAAATCAGTGAAGCTCGGGTTGCGGGTAAAACCGGTACACCCGAACGCATTGTATTGGGGAAAAAAGAAAATGATGGATGGTATGTGTTCTTTACTCCAACGCCCGACGGGCGATCTCATACCGTGGTGTGTGTGCGTATTGAGCTTGGCGATTCGTCGGCTGATGCCGTACGACTAGCCAATACGGTTGTCGCGCCGATTCTCCGGCAGCGGGGTTATCTGGGAAGCTTTTAACGAAATTAACATCACCAAACGTGCCTGCTCATTCAACATCCGTTGCGGCACTCATTCACTCTTTATATGGGTATTCTTGAATCTGTTAAACATCTATTTGGCTTTGCACCCACTAGTTTGCCCGCTTCGGCCGGGTTGCAAACACCTGCTATCCCGAACTCACTGGGGCCACCACCAGCCGCTCAGCGACGCGACCAGGTGATTACGTTTGTTCTGGAAAAGTTGAGGCCGTACCAGAATGAACCCGACAATGCACCCACCGAAATCCAGCTTTTCGTATTATGTGAGAATCAGGAGGAAGAAGACTTGTATCGAGTGGCGCTCTGGGACAAGCAACCCGGAAAGTTTCAAAAAGAACTTAATCGGCAACTGGCCGATAACTACATTAAACTCCCCCCAAACTGGCAGCTTAGCTATGCGTTTTTTCGGGATCGATTACCGGTCTCTACGTATCAGCAAGGGAATGTAGGATTGAGTTTGCCGGAGACTAATCAGACGGTTGGTCCTGGGTGTCGAGCCAGTTTAAAAACAGTGGTTGGTCAAACGGAGCAGGCTCTGTATGTGCTTGATCCTGAACAAAAAACACAGTTTTACATTGGCCGTGGCCAGACCAGCCGAACAACATCGGGGCGGGTACGAACCAACGACATTGTGATACT harbors:
- a CDS encoding FHA domain-containing protein → MGILESVKHLFGFAPTSLPASAGLQTPAIPNSLGPPPAAQRRDQVITFVLEKLRPYQNEPDNAPTEIQLFVLCENQEEEDLYRVALWDKQPGKFQKELNRQLADNYIKLPPNWQLSYAFFRDRLPVSTYQQGNVGLSLPETNQTVGPGCRASLKTVVGQTEQALYVLDPEQKTQFYIGRGQTSRTTSGRVRTNDIVILAEDDPGFDPKTGAGNQTVSRDHATIQFDPAKRTYRLLVDPGGLPARGNKTKILHPDNTIERADIAGMTYPLHDGDQIELGGEVTLLFEQIP